Genomic segment of Drosophila takahashii strain IR98-3 E-12201 chromosome X, DtakHiC1v2, whole genome shotgun sequence:
cttaaaaattgtttcttttCAGGTAAAATAAACATTGCAATAAACAATGCCATCCATTTCTTGTAatctttcttttaattttaatcagtTCAAATTTTGCgccataaaactcaaacaaAACAGGCCCACTATTTGCTTTGGTATTAAAATACTGCCAgttttaaataccaaattaGTAGTACCAACCCAATTCAGTATATACCAGAAATGCCAGCAAAAACTGCCAATAAATTAGTAGTACCATACGAAATCAGCACAGCCAAACGGGAGgcacataaaaaaattgaatgtgcATTTTTCCTACGGAACCGCGAGCACGAGAGCCAAAGGATTGCCGAGCGAGCCCAAGCATTGCGCTGAGTGAGTAGCGTTTCCGGGAAAACGGTCGGGAAAGCCGGGAAAAGCACGGCAGACTGTGGAAATGGCGCGCGGCAAAAGGCCAGCGAcaagccacacacacacacgcacccgCACAAAGCCGACGCACACAGACGCACGAACAGCGCATGCAAAAAAccgaaacacaaacaaaaaatatcgctGCAGTCGACTTAAGGATGCCCTACATCCTGAATACCCTTCGTTTTGTTCGTGTGTGCATCTCAACCAAGTGCAGTCTATAGAAAAACCAAGCCTACATATGGCGCTTTCCCAGAAATGTTTCGGTTCGGAAACACTGTAGAAAACAGGATAGTCGACTTTAAAATACCCTACTCAAGGTTGCCAAATGTATGGAAAAATACCCTGTTTTAGTTTGAGTGTCCCGATTTGCAGTTACCCTAGTCACTATTCATTTTCTTCAAGCTATGATATCATATAATCGTACTTTTTAAACTATATGAGGTCTTTTCTTAAAGTTTTAAGGTTCTTCAACAAGTGTCACCGGTTAGCATTTATTTTCTTCATGGAAATCCACAATTTCCTGaaaaagtcttttttttagggttattTATGATCGCAGCTCGATTAGCCATTAAAATAAACTGTAGAGAATAACACGATAGTCGACTATTAAATACCCTACTCAAGGTTACCAAATGAATGGCAAATATTCTGGGAAAACAAACCCATATggttaatttcttgaaagtaGTTCCTTACAATTACAAGGTAATTGGTTTGAGTGTACCGACTTGCAGATACCCTCGTcactattaattttctttaagttACGATAACCTTGGtagaaaattaagcatttttTCATCTTACTTTTTGAAGTATTAGAGGTTTTTAAGGTTCTTCAACAAGTGTCAATGGTTAgcctttaatttctttatgtaGAGCCACAATTTCCTGAAAAACTTCCATGTTTTAGGGTTGTTTTTGATCGCAGATCGATTAGCTATTAAAATAAGATCGTTTCTACATGCAAACTAATACTAATTGACCCTTATTTTATCTCCAGCCCGGTGAACGACATACGAAGCTGTCCCTCCGCCCCGTCAACGCCCAGCAGTCCGATTCACCGCTTCCCCGTCGCCTCGGCTGCCGCCATCCTCCGGGTGAAGATGTCCGACTACAGCGACCTGGACCGCCAGATCGAGCAGCTGAAGCGCTGCGAGATCATCAAGGAGAACGAGGTTAAGGCCCTGTGCGCCAAGGCGCGCGAGATTCTTGTGGAGGAGGGCAACGTGCAGCGGGTGGACTCGCCGGTGACCGTGTGCGGCGACATTCACGGCCAGTTCTACGACCTGAAGGAGCTCTTCAAGGTTGGCGGCGATGTGCCCGAGAAGAACTACCTGTTCATGGGCGACTTCGTGGACCGCGGCTACTACAGCGTGGAAAcgttcctgctgctgctggccctGAAGGTTCGCTATCCGGACCGCATCACACTGATCCGCGGCAACCACGAGTCCCGCCAGATCACCCAGGTGTACGGCTTCTACGACGAGTGCCTGCGCAAGTACGGCTCGACGGCCGTGTGGCGCTACTGCACGGAGATCTTCGACTACCTCAGCCTCTCGGCGATCATCGACGGCAAGATCTTCTGCGTGCACGGCGGCCTGTCGCCGTCGATCCAGTACCTCGATCAGATCCGCAGCATCGATCGCAAGCAGGAGGTGCCGCACGACGGGCCCATGTGCGATCTGCTGTGGAGCGATCCGGAGGATCAGACCGGCTGGGGCGTCTCGCCGCGCGGCGCAGGCTATCTCTTTGGCTCCGACGTCGTCTCCCAGTTCAATCGAACCAACGAGATCGACATGATTTGCCGCGCACATCAGCTGGTGATGGAGGGCTTCAAGTGGCACTTTAACGAAACCGTTCTCACTGTCTGGTCGGCGCCGAATTACTGCTATCGGTGAGTTGTCCGCCTGTAAACCAAGCgaattcctttgaccaactTCCCCTTGCAGCTGCGGCAATGTGGCTGCCATCTTGGAGCTGAACGAGTACCTGCACCGCGACTTTGTCATCTTCGAGGCGGCCCCGCAAGAGAGTCGCGGCATACCCTCGAAGAAGCCCCAGGCGGACTACTTCCTCTAAGACGAGCACGGGAGGAGGGAGGTGGAAAATCATCTAGGAAAATGAAAACTGCCAGCCTGCCTAAGCTAAGCAAACGCGAACCGCAACCATTGTAACATAAACGTAAGCTAGGATATCAAACAGCCGGACACAGTTTTAGTTCTAACGTTCCGGAGTTCCACTTGgatatcttcttttttttatacatctGTTTACCTCTGTCTGTGTCTAATCTGGCAATTCGCGATCTTTTGATGGCTGTTTGTGCTGTTACGTGGAAGTCATCTAGTGTAGACGTCAATATCATGGATTGCATCTAGCTGCTAACTAATAGGATTAATGACCCCTGTGTCCGAGACTCCTGCGAATTCGCCTGGCGCAGACGGTGCGCCACTGCCGTCTTCTCGACGCGAATTCCCCGAGATCGGGCAACGTACCATAAACATAGTCGTTACACGTAGGTTAAGGCCCTTAACTATAATGACCGACGGACTGCATGAAGTCGGCGGAGTTAGGACGGAATTACGAGGCAAACGAGGTCGTCGTTATGTTTACTGATTAGAAAACGACTTTGCAGCTAGAGAAAACAGCTGGGGAGAGCCAGATACGAAGAAAAATGTGTAGTAATTCGTAGTATGTAAGAGAACATTTTAAGTACGCCCCAGATTGGGATattatatacaaataattatatatacttatatttaaaataaagattgtaAGCCGAGAGACGAAAATGAGCAGGTCTATAATATACAAATTCCCAAGGGGGTTTCTTTTTCCCAAGACAACCCATCGCAGATATTTACCGCCCAACTCACAACCAATAACCATTATCTCTTGCAGTTGCTCACTTTATCGGTTACTTAAAGACTAGTCATAGGatacacataaaaaaaattagatgGTTATATTCCAGAGGGGTCGCTTGTGATGCAGTAACGGGTTCGCAATGGGAATCAAATCGGTGTTCAGTGTTCCTCCAGCTCGAGTCCATGCTCCTTCATTTGCTCGTAAATGCAGTTTTCAAAGGCGACGGCAGCGTCGCAACTGGAtggatttaagaaataagtaGGCTACTCCAAAACAGATGTGAAGGAATACTCACTGATCCTCGGGTGCCTCGATGGCCTCGCACTTGTCCACCACCTCGGCGGGGGCGTCCTCCTTCTCGGCATCGTGCTTGCTCAACGCCTTGACCATCTCCACGGCGTGCTCCTTGCTCAGCTTGCCGGACTCATCCATCTGCAATTTAAGGAGAAGAAGAAATGGTGAGCAGAGCTCAAATCACTGGGCCATCACTTACCATCTGGAACTTCTTCATCACGCAGGCGCGCAGGCACTTGGCCTCGTGTCTCTCGGGCGCCTCGTGGTTCATCATCTGCTCCACATCCTCTGCAATGGATTAAATCGGGAGTAATGTTAAATAGAGATCAAAGGTAACTGAACTCCCGATCTTTATAGCAGAAATTTAATTCCTTCTATAATAAAAATCCCATTGATCCTCGTAACATAAATATCACTTTTAAAGTTacatacttaaaaataaatatatcaattttttttttctctgtcaaaatatattaaattgaaattaaacttaaatttcaaAGATCACATGAGAAATGGATATGTGAATAATGTTAAATCGAGATGAAAGGTAGTCGAACTCCCGTATTTTATAACAACAATATAATTCCTTCtataataaatatcaaattcaTCCTTATAAGTTATAACATAAATATCAGTTTTAAAGTTACATATTTAAAGATgaacatatacatttttttttgaaattttttgtcgaaatataggtattaaaataaaattatatgcgATCACACGAGAAATGAATATGTGAATAATGTTAAATCGAGATGAAAGTTAACCGAATTCCTTCTatattaaatatcaaattgatcctCATAGCATACATATaagttttcaagttttatagttaaagaaaaattaatatatatatttttgaaattttttgttaaaatataggAGAATAACtagaatgtttttaatttccattaatatgtccctaaaaatattctaaaaatctCGGgcttatattaataattattcctTTTCTACCCTTTCTTTGGACTACTCACCATCGGTGGCGCCCGTCTCGGCCTTGCACTCGTTGGCCAGCTCGCCGGCATGGTCCTTGGTCATCTCCTCGTGCGGCTTGGCAGAGGCGGCTCCCAGCAGGCACACCATGGCCACCAGGCCCAGGAGGAGCAGAGCGGATTTGTTGACCAGACGCGACATTTCGAAATGCGATTGAACTGCGCGACGTACGAACTCTGACTTGGATGCGAATCGCTGGCGACGCCTCCGTTTTATAGGAACCCAGTCCAGTGCCCAAGTCCCGTGATTGACTTGGCAGATCGGATCAATCGCGTCTCAAGCAGCTCCGGCAATTACTCGCAATTATGAACTACATGGGCAGCACATGACACTCCACTTCACTGCACTCCGCTCGAATCTGGACGGGCTGGGATCCGCCGGAGATGCCCTCGGCTGGGCATCGTGTGAACAAGTGACACTCCGAGATGGCCCACCGATCTCCACTTGCCTGTTTAATTGGTGACTGGCATGAAATCactggaaatggaaatcaaaatggaaatggcactagaaatggaaatgcaaaaTCCCATCTCGCATCCGTAATTAAATCGATCAACAGCTCTGGGGTGAGATGAGTGATTGTGACTGGCGTGGGGGCCATCCAGCAGTCATTATATTATTATCTGGACACCCCATCCCCCATTCCCCATCTCCCACCGAGAATGGGGGGTTCGGCCAGGCAAATTGACCGTTTAGGCCATAATATACCcatatttcccatttcccagttTGTCCGTCAGCTTGCCAACTTTCTGATAATTCGCCAGTCTATTTGCTCTGCCATCGAGTGGAAATTTCAGGGCACGCAATCTATATTGTACAATCGAACTGCTGAAATTGGACTATATCCAATATATCGTGTCAGCACGTTGCATGCTAATTTTTTAGTGCAATTAGGTTGAAGATTTCGATATTAACAGGTTGGAAATCACCTTAGTTCGTAGAATTACggaccaatttaaaaataatataggtGGCTTTATATAGTAAAtcatctaaaaaaataaaaaatccgttgagaaaaaaaattcagatttaTTTAGCGTTATAATGAAGTTTTAGGAAAATGATTTCCGTCTTTCAGTACTTTCACTAAAATTatagatttgttttaaaagtttattttataatttattattgatttaaaataaaccatATATTTCCAAACCAATTAGCCAaaaaatttagatatttaatctctacaaataaaataaatttagataTTATCGCATAGCTAAATTTAGGAATTAATTAGGTTTTTATtcattggaaaaaataaacacgTAACCAagaagatatttaaaattgttgtaaATATGATATATATTAATTGATCTGTAGACTGTTTAAAATGGAAGGTTTATATAATTATCAGTACCTTTAATTTTgcattattttgaaatatattctctttaaaattaaaggataaattgctgtcaaaaatatatataccctACAAACTATTGGACTTCCTCTACAGGTTGTCAGATTAAAGATCTATATTAAACCGATTGCCATTGTCTAGACTCTAGATTCTAAAGTGAACATGTGCTATGTATTGTTTGTGAACTCAAAGATCGTCTTTGGAGCGTGACTTGTGGGGGCGACACTGAAATTAATGGACTTGACACTGGAAAAAGCGTTGTCATCAGCAAAATCGAGCAGAGAAAAGACATGTGCAGAAGAATATGTTTGGTTAATGGGTCACTATATAAGCCAAGAACCCGATCAAGTGGAGATCCAAAGATCAACCCGTTGCGAAGATGAAACCATCCGCCATTTTACTGATAACCTCCGTCATCCTGGGAGTTTTGCTGCAGATGCACTGCATCCAGGGCCAGAAACAGGCCTTTGATATCGCCAAGCTGCTGCCCAAGACCGGAACAGAGCCCATTTGGACGGTGATCGATCGCAATCTGCCGCAGGTGCAGGAGATGATCAACACGGCGAGGACGGAGTGCATCCAGAAGCTCCAGCTGCCCAGGGATCAGCGGCCCCTGATGAAGGTGGCCAATCCCAGCGAGAAGGAGAAGTGCCTTTCGGAGTGTGTGCTGAAGAAGATCAAGCTGGTGAGTGGATTTGGTGGAGATGTAGGTATGGTATAGGACTAACTAATCCTTTAACTAATCTCCAGATGGACGAGAACAACAAGCTGAACCTGAGCCAGGTGGAGAAGCTGACCAGCCTGGTGACCCAGGACAACAAGGTGGCCATCGCCGTCAGCAGCAGCATGGCCTCGGCCTGCAACCGGGGCATCTCCTCCAGGAGCAACTCCTGCGAGGCAGCCCACCTGTTCAACCAGTGCATCGGTCGCCAGTTGGAGCGGAGCAACGTGAAACTGGTgtggtaataataatatagctCTGCTCTGGTGAAGATCAGTTggaatatcctgaaaaacacTCAATTTCTATTcactaaattgttaaaatgtgaACTAGACCACAAGAATTTCGAGCACATTATTCGTTAAAAtgattccaaaaatattttaaataattattataatcataAGCTGTGGGCTtgcaatattatattaataaaacttataaatacGAAAATTATTTAGCACTCTAACGATATTTTAACCCAGTTAGATAAGTATTTTTAGGGTCGGGTATACttaatacttttgactagtaTTACTTAGGTATTACTTACTCCCATCCCAGTTGATTAATATTCAGTTTTTCGTTGGTTGGGCGCTTTATTTGTGTTGGGAACCACCCCAAATTCTCGAGCTGTTTCTAATTAAATTGAACTGAACtaacacacagaaaaaaaaagaatggagAACATGCAATTTAGAGGGCAGCTCATCCAACTCACTCCTTGATTTCGGGAATCTTGAAGCCGGAGGAGCGCATCTCGCGGAGCATGCACATGGTGATGCCGTGGGCAGCCTCGCACCTTAATCGGggatacacagagaaaaaaatataaatgatttagaaaaaaaaatataaataaataatttaaatataatattttatcctTCAAAATCTCTATCTCTCTAAAACTTTTTCGCTGTCATTAAATTTTGaagagttttgaaaatttctggtattaaatttggaaaagttttgaatatttctggtactaaattttgaaaagttttgAATTATTCTGGTATTTTCTGGTAGATTGTGACCAACACTCACTTGTCCTTCTCCGCCTTCTTCTCCTCGTTGCAGATCTTGATGATGCGCCGGCCATCCTCCTCGCGATCCGGGAACATCATGTTGATCATCTCGACGGTCTTGTCCTCGCTGAACTGCAACTGGCCCTCGGGCATCAGCTCGAACTGCTCCAGCATGCAGTGGCGGAAGCACTTGGTCTCGAGCTTGGCGTCCTCCTTGTTCAGCACCATCTCGACGATGTTCTCTG
This window contains:
- the Pp4-19C gene encoding serine/threonine-protein phosphatase 4 catalytic subunit, whose amino-acid sequence is MSDYSDLDRQIEQLKRCEIIKENEVKALCAKAREILVEEGNVQRVDSPVTVCGDIHGQFYDLKELFKVGGDVPEKNYLFMGDFVDRGYYSVETFLLLLALKVRYPDRITLIRGNHESRQITQVYGFYDECLRKYGSTAVWRYCTEIFDYLSLSAIIDGKIFCVHGGLSPSIQYLDQIRSIDRKQEVPHDGPMCDLLWSDPEDQTGWGVSPRGAGYLFGSDVVSQFNRTNEIDMICRAHQLVMEGFKWHFNETVLTVWSAPNYCYRCGNVAAILELNEYLHRDFVIFEAAPQESRGIPSKKPQADYFL
- the Obp19d gene encoding general odorant-binding protein 19d produces the protein MSRLVNKSALLLLGLVAMVCLLGAASAKPHEEMTKDHAGELANECKAETGATDEDVEQMMNHEAPERHEAKCLRACVMKKFQMMDESGKLSKEHAVEMVKALSKHDAEKEDAPAEVVDKCEAIEAPEDHCDAAVAFENCIYEQMKEHGLELEEH
- the Obp19c gene encoding general odorant-binding protein 19d — translated: MKPSAILLITSVILGVLLQMHCIQGQKQAFDIAKLLPKTGTEPIWTVIDRNLPQVQEMINTARTECIQKLQLPRDQRPLMKVANPSEKEKCLSECVLKKIKLMDENNKLNLSQVEKLTSLVTQDNKVAIAVSSSMASACNRGISSRSNSCEAAHLFNQCIGRQLERSNVKLVW
- the Obp19b gene encoding general odorant-binding protein 19d, translated to MMQSNRLTMTMTNLLMALACAGVLMGSGASAEEEEVSMTVDEVVELIEPFGDGCTPKPLRENIVEMVLNKEDAKLETKCFRHCMLEQFELMPEGQLQFSEDKTVEMINMMFPDREEDGRRIIKICNEEKKAEKDKCEAAHGITMCMLREMRSSGFKIPEIKE